In one window of Prosthecobacter fusiformis DNA:
- a CDS encoding polysaccharide ABC transporter ATP-binding protein — MSAVISVENVSKQYRLGEVGGGTLAHDLNRWWHKVRGMEDPYLRIGESNDRSKKGGSEYSWALRDVSFEVKQGEVLGIIGRNGAGKSTLLKILSRVTTPTTGEIKIKGRIASLLEVGTGFHPELSGRENIFLNGAILGMRKAEIAAKFDGIVDFSGCERYIDTPVKRYSSGMYVRLAFAVAAHLEPEILIVDEVLAVGDAEFQKKCLGKMKDVAGEGRTVLFVSHNMAAVQSLCGRAIMLKNGLNEDQGASNEVVERYLNSYEAQSAVWEAPPKPDAKIPQVVKIALVDDKGLLVSSISTYSNLCLRIDIFSPDALSGIDIGIGLDEKKSKLKVFGVGTDDSKSTFTIDRGKSQILFTMPKVLLNPKPYLITIALFYNRTLIQEIESAITFNVIPCEGQIGSHFGARNYGVLAAEHHWTLESKDK; from the coding sequence ATGTCAGCCGTCATTTCAGTAGAAAATGTTTCCAAACAGTACCGCCTCGGTGAGGTAGGAGGCGGCACATTGGCCCACGACTTAAACCGCTGGTGGCACAAGGTTCGAGGCATGGAAGATCCGTATCTCAGGATCGGGGAAAGCAATGACCGGTCCAAGAAGGGAGGCTCGGAGTACTCATGGGCACTGCGCGATGTCTCCTTTGAGGTTAAACAGGGAGAGGTCCTCGGTATCATCGGTCGCAATGGGGCTGGAAAATCAACCTTGCTCAAGATCCTCTCCCGCGTCACTACGCCGACCACCGGCGAGATCAAGATCAAGGGCCGGATTGCTTCGTTGCTCGAGGTGGGGACCGGCTTCCATCCAGAACTGAGCGGCCGCGAAAACATCTTCCTCAATGGTGCCATCTTGGGTATGCGCAAGGCGGAGATTGCAGCGAAGTTCGATGGAATAGTCGATTTTTCAGGCTGCGAACGTTACATCGACACCCCGGTCAAGCGCTACAGTTCGGGCATGTATGTGCGGCTCGCCTTTGCCGTCGCAGCGCATTTAGAGCCGGAGATCCTCATCGTGGATGAAGTACTTGCAGTTGGTGATGCAGAGTTCCAGAAAAAGTGCCTGGGGAAGATGAAGGACGTCGCGGGTGAGGGTAGAACTGTGCTTTTTGTAAGCCATAATATGGCTGCCGTGCAAAGTCTTTGCGGTCGGGCGATCATGTTGAAAAATGGATTGAACGAAGATCAAGGGGCCTCGAATGAAGTCGTGGAGCGATACCTCAACAGTTATGAGGCGCAATCCGCTGTTTGGGAGGCTCCACCTAAACCGGATGCCAAAATTCCGCAAGTGGTGAAGATCGCCTTGGTGGACGATAAGGGGCTGCTGGTCTCCTCAATAAGTACATATTCGAACCTATGTTTAAGAATTGACATCTTTTCTCCTGATGCATTGAGCGGTATCGACATTGGTATAGGTTTGGACGAAAAAAAGTCAAAACTGAAAGTATTCGGTGTGGGCACAGATGATTCGAAATCAACATTTACGATCGATCGGGGGAAATCTCAGATTCTATTCACCATGCCTAAGGTTCTGCTAAATCCAAAACCCTATCTCATTACTATTGCTCTGTTTTATAACCGAACTTTAATTCAGGAAATTGAGTCTGCCATTACGTTCAATGTGATTCCATGTGAAGGTCAGATTGGTTCGCACTTTGGAGCGCGTAACTACGGGGTGCTCGCAGCAGAACATCATTGGACGCTGGAATCT